A window of the Mesotoga prima MesG1.Ag.4.2 genome harbors these coding sequences:
- a CDS encoding AI-2E family transporter, translating to MSREILKKPRFNAAIFTLFYLALFFMVFSVSLQTAMIFFATFTVVIILEPWARFAERSFRIKRSISLGIGLAVIFSGLTLLIVFLTTPVAKEASKFYNIVRDFFPSAEETEITSFEVNANIDTFLSEEEFLSKLSPEEVESLDLLSKDLKRYYSDIMDPITADSEDLNEDLALLEETLKNRSDYVVIISSSKQKNASYEEIHKIISNYLNPEAAELLSASVLDNAMVVHSQELWRNVVDYFMPKNIDPSTQRATYESVRNFLIQVQSSLMKFLPGILEKIPSFLTSTGLVLFFTIVGAIYLSYYFLTVKDFIPRFYPKKVRGIAISFLEDTYKNLERYVISVVVIALIVGVVVGIVVHSMGLKYSLLMGTWAAFTNLIPIVGVPLEFIPLFLLAVSTQDLVLVITLMIILVIVHASAFILFLVFMKGYNRINPVIIILMIVIAGQLWGLFGAIIAVPFAIVLKMTWMHFFSPMLEEEEQ from the coding sequence GTGAGTCGTGAGATTTTGAAAAAACCTCGTTTCAATGCTGCAATTTTCACCCTGTTCTACCTGGCTCTCTTTTTTATGGTATTCTCAGTTTCGTTGCAAACTGCAATGATTTTCTTCGCAACTTTCACGGTTGTCATAATATTGGAGCCATGGGCGAGATTTGCAGAAAGAAGTTTTCGCATTAAAAGGTCGATCTCTCTTGGCATAGGGCTGGCGGTGATTTTTTCGGGTCTCACGCTTCTGATCGTGTTCCTTACTACCCCCGTTGCAAAAGAAGCTTCCAAGTTCTATAACATAGTGAGAGACTTCTTTCCCTCCGCTGAAGAGACCGAAATAACTTCTTTCGAAGTAAATGCAAACATAGATACATTTCTTTCCGAAGAGGAGTTTCTTTCAAAACTCTCTCCAGAAGAGGTTGAATCCTTGGATCTGCTGTCAAAAGATCTCAAACGTTACTACTCAGATATCATGGACCCGATCACCGCAGACTCGGAAGACCTGAATGAGGATCTTGCCTTACTTGAGGAGACCCTGAAAAACAGAAGCGATTATGTCGTAATTATCAGCAGCAGTAAGCAAAAAAACGCTTCATATGAAGAGATACACAAAATCATTTCGAATTATCTTAACCCAGAAGCGGCGGAACTGCTTTCAGCTTCGGTTCTGGATAATGCAATGGTAGTTCATTCACAAGAACTGTGGCGCAACGTAGTTGATTACTTCATGCCGAAAAATATTGACCCATCAACACAAAGAGCCACCTACGAAAGTGTGAGAAACTTTCTCATTCAAGTGCAGAGCAGCCTAATGAAATTTCTGCCTGGTATACTTGAAAAGATTCCAAGCTTCTTAACCAGTACGGGACTTGTTCTATTCTTTACCATTGTAGGCGCGATTTACCTGAGTTACTACTTCCTCACTGTGAAGGATTTTATTCCCAGATTCTACCCCAAGAAAGTGCGTGGAATAGCTATAAGCTTCCTCGAAGATACTTACAAGAATCTAGAGCGATATGTAATTTCAGTGGTAGTAATCGCCTTGATCGTTGGGGTGGTGGTTGGCATTGTTGTGCATTCTATGGGACTTAAATACAGTCTTTTGATGGGTACGTGGGCCGCCTTCACAAATCTAATACCCATTGTCGGTGTCCCTCTTGAGTTCATTCCTCTTTTCTTGCTGGCAGTGTCTACTCAAGACCTGGTTCTTGTGATTACCTTAATGATAATACTAGTGATTGTACACGCATCTGCGTTTATACTCTTCCTGGTATTCATGAAGGGATACAACAGGATAAACCCGGTGATAATTATCTTGATGATAGTTATCGCCGGACAGCTCTGGGGGCTTTTTGGTGCGATTATTGCCGTGCCTTTTGCGATAGTCCTTAAGATGACGTGGATGCATTTTTTCTCTCCAATGCTCGAAGAAGAAGAGCAGTAG
- a CDS encoding asparaginase: MKQRVVIVTTGGTIAMITDPATGASVPAQGLNKHVADVDGLKDVACTEHYEFSNIPSPYINPETMWALSKVVQKLLDREEVCGVVITHGTDTLEETAYFLDLTVRSEKPIICTAAMRNIDEMGTDGPRNVLSSVRVAVSPLAIGMGTMVCLNDEIHAAREVTKTYTSNVATFDSPGHGPLGIVDEDTVIFFRKPLLRAVFNVEKIESRIALVKTFTGDDGSILRILPDLGFKGVVLETFGRGNVPVEVYHVVKYLIEEKGVPVIITSRCFKGRVLGVYGYVGGGKSLADIGAIFAQELSPIKARIKLIVLMGITKEISEIERLFKLPLKGA, encoded by the coding sequence ATGAAACAGAGGGTCGTTATAGTCACAACAGGTGGCACGATCGCAATGATTACGGATCCTGCGACTGGTGCTTCTGTACCGGCTCAGGGATTGAACAAACACGTGGCGGACGTCGACGGACTTAAAGATGTGGCCTGTACCGAGCACTACGAGTTTTCAAACATTCCAAGCCCATACATAAATCCCGAGACGATGTGGGCGCTTTCCAAGGTAGTTCAGAAGCTTCTCGATAGAGAGGAAGTTTGTGGAGTAGTTATTACACACGGCACTGACACGCTAGAGGAAACTGCGTATTTTCTAGATCTGACAGTCAGAAGCGAGAAACCAATTATCTGTACTGCTGCAATGAGAAACATCGACGAAATGGGAACCGATGGTCCGAGAAATGTATTGTCCTCAGTTAGAGTTGCAGTTAGTCCCCTTGCGATTGGAATGGGGACAATGGTGTGCCTTAACGATGAAATCCACGCCGCCAGAGAAGTCACAAAGACATACACTAGCAATGTTGCTACTTTTGACTCTCCCGGTCATGGACCACTGGGAATCGTGGATGAAGACACGGTGATTTTCTTTAGAAAGCCTTTGTTGAGGGCAGTATTCAATGTAGAAAAGATCGAATCGAGAATAGCCCTTGTAAAGACCTTTACAGGAGACGACGGTTCGATCCTGCGGATACTTCCCGATCTTGGATTCAAAGGGGTAGTTCTTGAAACATTTGGAAGGGGAAATGTACCTGTAGAAGTCTATCACGTAGTAAAATACCTAATAGAGGAGAAAGGGGTTCCGGTAATCATTACTTCAAGGTGCTTCAAAGGCCGTGTTCTTGGAGTTTACGGATATGTTGGTGGAGGAAAGAGTCTGGCCGATATTGGTGCAATCTTCGCTCAGGAACTATCCCCGATTAAAGCAAGAATAAAACTCATAGTGCTTATGGGGATCACAAAGGAGATTTCGGAGATTGAAAGACTCTTTAAACTCCCTTTGAAGGGGGCATAA